Part of the Anopheles coluzzii chromosome 3, AcolN3, whole genome shotgun sequence genome is shown below.
tctgTAACACCATATTGTTTCGCATATTGTTGCATGGCTGATTTCATTGCtcgtttccctttttcattTTCGAAGTACACTGTGATGCTGGCGTGTGACGTGcttttatacacacacacacactttgctcTCCTCTATTTGCGTTACTTCTTGGGCAAGAGTCGGTGAACGTCTCCTGTTGGACACCTGCACACACGTGTCAGAGCATTTAGCGATTACTAATGTGGACGATATTATTCTTTTATCTTCCATTGATTGTACTGGATTGCAATTCCATATCTGTCTCAACTGTCGTTGGGGATCAATTTCAATACCTGTTTGCGACAAATCGGGGACGAACTCATTGATAGAACGCTACTTCTGAGCAACTTCTAGAGAAGACTGCCGAAACCCATCCCGATCAACCAGAGCTAGAAGACCCGCCGCAGGCTGTCGATGAAACTTCTTCAGCTAAAGAAGAGCCAATGGCACGTGCCGAAATAGAGACGGTGACTCAGTCAGCTACATCGACTCAGTTAGCCACTGCGGCCGCTACGGAAGCCTCCAGCCAGGTGCTGGAAATTGAAGGAACGGTACAAGGAGAACCGGACCAAGGACAGCTACAATCACAAAACGATCCACCCGTCGAACATGACGATCAACCGAATGTAATACCCTATTTCTTGATGTTCGGTAGTGTTTGCCTttcgaaatgtgtgtgtgtatttgtttgtgttcgtGTGAGTTAGTTAGTTATTAGCTTGTAAACTCAAGTCACCTCTAAAAATGGCGCATGTACCACACTGCTTTCATTCATTGCATGTTACTTTAGCTTCCTGCCGAATGAACCGCACACATGTTCGTATGGTTTTGCACCAAAGCGATCATTGGCACAGTGTTTAATTATTAACGTCGTATCGATCGTCCCTCAAACCATGTGCCCATTTGTTAcgtgttatttgttattttactATATTTGTGGaagttttggtttggtttactctatttttttttgtttctactcTTCTGTACCAATTTTTCTTTTACACAGTTGCAGCAAACGGTGCAGGATGCAATCGACTCTGCCGATCTGGAGCAGCTGGCTGCAATTGTGCTGAATGGCGAGGGAAAGCAACTGATTGGGCGGAAATCGGATCAAACCGAAATACAGGCTTTTCTCGACAATGTCCCAGCATACATGGTAAGGCTTtcagttgtttttatttattttatatgaaagtatatcttcttcttctatgccATActacaaccgttgtcggtcaaagcctgtcctgtacccacttgtgggcttggcattcagtgacttattgattaccattagcaggatagtcagtcttaCGTATGTGGACatggtccatttggggcttgaacccatgacgggcatattgttaagtcgaACGAGTTGACTACGGTACCACGAGATCGGCTGAAAATATCTTAGTTTTTTctacaaaatagaaaaattcTAGAAAATTTCATCTCAAGACCTAAAAGATCAATTAAGCAGAACGCTAAGAATATGTACAGTTTAATAATGATCTTGCACTGTTGCTACAAACTAGGTACAAACTATCCTAAACCGAAGCAGCAAACAATATTCGTGATTTACTATGCTCTAATGGATATTTAATTTGTCTTGTCTCATTAGCTATTGTATCGCATCTACATCACCCTAACACCCCATACTCCAGCTCCCTATcatacttcttcttttttcctcttctttcagGGTAAAATACGACGTGTCCATCTGGCAGCACGCGAGGGAAGCCTGCGTGATTTACAGTCCGCACTGGATAGACGCAAATTTGCCACGGCAAAGGACGAAGTATCGCCGCACGGTGCAACACCCCTGCACGTGGCGACAATATTCGGTCATGCAGGTACGGGTCCAATCGTTCGGTCATTATGGTTCGTGGCATGAGCTGAGCACCTGAACCCGTGGGGATCCATGTTTTTAAGGATAGAGAAGGGCATTAAGAGCCGGGGCTGATGCACGACGTCTCCACCCCGTTGCTTTGCCTAGCGACACCCCAAGCCCGATTGGCAGTTCGATTGTTTATCGATCGATTTACATGAATACATGGCTTCCGTTCCACTTTTCCGTTGACAATCAACTCGTGGCGAAGGCACACTGCGTCGTGCTTTTCACGCGATGCATACCTAACGAGGCCACCGAAGGACACCGAGCACCAGCAAGCGTTAGCGTGTCGTCAGTCACTTTTGTGTCATAATTTACTACTCATCCTTCTTTGCGCCTTTGTCAGGGGGAAGTGCTTAGAGCACCCGTTTTCTAATGCGTCTTCAGTCGTAAGCCGTAAGAATACGACGTGTCTTCAGTTGTTACCATTTCCTTGCCCAGCACGGACGAGCGTACGAGCAGCCTGGGGCAGCATGTGTACCGCACCCAACGATATAAAcggtgcaaaagaaaacaagaagaaagcaACACCCTTTGGATTAATAATTACAAAACACTAACATTTGgcttttcgtttcattttgccCCATTCCCGCTCTTTCCGTAGGCATCGTGCGGTATCTGGCTGGCCGGTTTCCCGAAACGCTCAGCGCAACGGATGACGATGGACGGACGCCACTGCATTATGCGGCCACGCTCAAGGACAATGGGCACTTTTACAATCTCCTAACACACCTGGGCGCCAACCCGAAGGTGGAGGATAGTGTGAGTATGGAGAAGTTGTGTGCGTTTAATCATTCAACATGGCTGCAGTGCTGCTATGCACCATCCGAGAAAGCGATCGTAACGTTTAATTTGAAAACTTTCATCCAGCTGAAAGTATGTAAATTATACGTTCACCCACTGCATGGGGCGACATTTCACgtggaaaaagaaagaaggaagagAAAGTAATTGAACTCAACCTACTAGTTTTCaattgaaaacataaaatatgcatTCTAGCACTAGCATCGATCGAATGCAGCATGAACCGTTCCGTACATCGGTTTACCGATCGATGTAGTCCTACGCCACGAACACTATGCATCTAATCGCTGCCTTTCATTCCGTTTCGATCAGTTGAACCATTCGGCCGAATACTATCTCGGACACGTGCAGTCGCAGGGTGTCCTTTCCCATCGGCAGCTATTGCGCGACTATGGTGCCAAGGAGGAGCTCGCCGATGAGATGCTGAACGATCAAGGTGAGCAACGGAGCACGGTTGCGCTGCGAATACGCACAGCAAACTGTGTCCCGTAAAGcgtaatgtgtttttgtttagcatTTTCCTCCCCTTCATCGTTCCTCGAAAACGTGCAATCGTTTACTCTCTTCCGTCTTACGATATGTGGCAGTGTGACCTAGTTTTACACATCGCTATTACCGCGAGTagttcttgtttgtttttgttttttggtatGCGCGCCATTGTGAAGTAAAGAAGATGGTGGAGAAAGGTGGATCAATTAGATCTTATTTTTGGTGGTTTATCTAAAAATGTCTGTTTTTATCTTTACTTTAATGTTTTCTAACTTGGTCATGGACGTTTTATTTCCAAAACTAAAGTGATCACATTATTTTAACTTGTAGCACGCAATGGCGCACAATGGGCCTTTAGTTTGCGATTGCAATCCCTGGCACAATATTCGAGTAACTGCAGTGCGAACAGCGGTAGAGCCTTGTTTTTTTGGAAcgttggttttgctttttgaaCATCATTCATGCCATTTCATTATGTTTCCTCATCAATCAACTAATAACAGATTAGTTCTTCATGGATAATTAGTACACCACCCGATGTTGGTTCTTATTTACGAAACCCCCCGCATGACATTTTAACCCCGAGTTCCAGTTGCTTAGTAAACATTCAATTCCTCCTCAATCCGATACGCCCCACCCTGGACAATCAATCAGTTCCAGACGATCTGCACAGTGCCCGCCGGCCGCTCGACGACGTCGACACGCTAACAACGCTGGAGCGATGCTTCAAAATCATCCACGAACCGATTGACGATCTGGTGGTAAAGTCGGTCGGCCTGCCTACCAACAGTGTGCCGGGCAGTGCGTCATCGCTCCGCATCCTGATCACCTCCTATCTGGCCCGCTTCCTCAAGCGCAGCGTCTTCGACAAGGTGAAAAAGCGCCAAACCCGGCTCGATCACAATCTGTTCGATCTGATCTGGCCCGCGATGAAGAAGGCGACCAAGGAGAAACGGTTAGACGAGGACCTGAACGTCGGTATCGTCATACCGGACTACGATGTGTTCGTCGTATTCCAGGAGTTTCTGGTGCCACTGATCAAGGATGTACACTGCATGGAGGGAACGCAACCGCTGATGCCACATCCGGCAATGCAGTTCTTCCCGCGGTACGCGATCAACGATCAGCAACCGGATGCTGCCGCCTCTCCGACGGCCAGTAACAATGGGAACATACTGCGCGAAAATCCGGACAGTGTGCAGCTCAATCTGGACACGTCCGGGAAGTACATTACGGGGTGTGTGATCGAGTGTGCCAGGAATTTAGATGCGTACGAGTTCCCGCTCAATCTCGGTATCGCACAGCTCGAGCAGGTGGAGCGCCTGATCACGGCGCGTGTGCTTTCGATGGACTTTGTGCACGCCACCGGGGAGACGGAGCTGGGCACGTACTACAGCATGAACGAAATTTTGGAAAATCCGTCCGAAATTCGTACAATATTAGCCACCAATGGGCTGCTCATTCCGTTGCTGGATCACACCGATCCATACCAGACGGCCGAATCGATCGCCATCAATGGAAGGTATTGGCCGTATGGGCGCGGCGTGTACGTCAGCGTCGACGGCAGTCTGGTGGTGTGGGTCAACGCGCAAGACCACCTGCGATTGCTTTGCTGCACCGGAAGTAAAGATCCTGCGGCGATCGGTGCCGCCTACTCGAAGGTCGGCCGTGCCATGAACTTTCTGGAGGAATGGATCCTGTTCAAGCACAGCTACTTCCTAGGCTGTCTCCTATCAAGGCCCTCCTTTCTCGGCACCGGTCTAAAGTTCACGCTAACGCTTGTGCTACCTCATCTTTGCAAGGAGAAGGAAAATTTGCGCCACCTGTGCGTCGTGCGCGGATTGCAGCTCTTCACCGGCGATGGCGACGGACCGACGGTGCGGATGTGCAACATGCGCAGCCTAGCCCAGACCGAGTGGCAACTGTTTCAGGACTTTAGCAGTGCCATCACGAACGTGGTGGCGCTCGAGAAGGAACTGTCCATGTCGAACTCGTTACACATTGCGGCGACACTGTTGCGCATCTTTCGTAAGAAAAAGCACAGCCTGGCAGCGGACGGTGCCGTACCGCAGAACTGAGCATGTgtcctgtgtgtatgtgtatgctcCCGTACATGGCAAGGATGAGCACCACAGCCTCTCTCCCAAAAACACACCGGTCTTCTAGAATACTGTCCGCATACCGGTGACAGCGTAGCCACGTGACGGCGAGCAGTTTGAACcattttgtgctgtttgttgcGCAAGTAGTGCGCTTGTGTTACCTTGCCGTACCGAGTACAGAGTAGTAGATGTAGTAGTACATCCCTGTGGTAGTTAAAGcaaaatgtttcaatgtttCCAACCTTACTCTACTGTCCCGCGTATTGCGGATTTTTGTGAACGGAAAACAGATGTAACGCAACCGCTAGTTGCCGCCTCAGCTTAGTTGGCTGTATTCTCTCACTCCTCCACCCCTCCATCGTTACCTTAGTAACGCAGTGGTAGTCCTTCCCATGCATGCAAACCCGGCCAAAGAAAGACAGAGAAAGAAGGAGCTCCACCGATCGAGTGCGATCGTAAACGGAAGAGAAGGACGCAAGCAAGACTGACTGACATACCAATAATTCCCGGGTTAGTAGTGATTGCCATTGTGGTGGCGATAGGCAATAGTTAGCCCcctattgtttcttttttatttgtgcaTTCTTTTTTCCTTGCTCGCGCAAATTATGTTGTACCCAAATGTGTGATGAGAATTCGTTATTATTGCTGTTCTATTATGTGGAGTTGTGTGTCAAGGCAAGCAAACCTGAGTGCCTGGTGTGTAACATGACAGAGAAGGTCATCGCAAACAACTTTAACAGCTGTCCTATTTCTACTTCCTGCTCCTTCTTCCTGTCTGTCCTTTCTATCTGTCTCATTTCACCGTACCGCTTTCAGGGCTCATTGCTGTACATTGTTACAACTAAAGATTCTCCCCATACAAGCTGATGTAACTATTTCTTTTAGAAACAATAATCTACCTTTATCCTTTTCCACGGTTGGCGCTACTTAGAAATAGCATTGTCTACAGCGTTACATAGAGTAGCGATTATACATGACACCATCCATACAACCATGGTAGATGCGCAAACCGATGTTTTCTCATTATGATTTGCATTATTTCTTGTAGTTCAGACCAACACGTTTGTTAGAAATTATCTTTTCCGATTTGAACACACAACGTAGAAAtgcttttgttattttactGTGTAaatgtgttcttttttatcgATACAATGCTTCTGTTTCAAGcggaatataaatataattgtcccgtttttccgtttttcttcCTAAAACTAGGCGAGCAACAGGTTGAGATTCCTTTATTCCGTACTGAGGAAGGACGATACCTAGCAACGTGTAAGTGCCATGAAATGATCTAAAGTACACAAAATGAACTAAAAACACTAAGATTTGCTATCATTCATACCTACACAGCTCTGGGAGATCCTCTCATCAAAGGGCTAACAGAGATCGCCAACAAGCGACCCGCTGATCCGATCACCTACCTAGCAAACTATTTGTTCAACTTTGCCAATCAAAAATCTAAAACCGATCACAAGGAGGTGGATAACGATTCGAACAACAACTTGATCGAGGGTTCCATAAGAC
Proteins encoded:
- the LOC120958738 gene encoding uncharacterized protein LOC120958738 isoform X5 → MLQMNNHLAAKENDYRSRDAIKPSSIRIWLHHKQMGKLAKVLWAGQGMRLRTETSHHPRMKRFLECVPHVMGVIKDIHQAVIDNDLDVLKEKTAPPAPRVILTSKDANGLTPLHKAAGLAHTQIVEYILSVWPSLSSDEDHTGKTPLHWAASAKNNARSFNLLVQAGADETALDDRNKPAEHYKNKPGDIDRSLLAVIPEAPRISQQGFPAYFDWAMFTLPDDSDEGSQPTRMKPFLSQNNLLDPDGGQEGELAGGAADTVSKSKSVHNLTNGVLTVLGQERGVNGEDSSVTKGNADEEQADAQDDANGGQDVDEKELGGEETSDKQDGTLVEHEEQISTPPAGPDDTDAPLDVSSAKVDDGGGDDSVDDAQEIQQTEPEADSAEGVSETKNETGAPVSDAPNAVVEENNTENGHTENGVTVEEEDQTNGNDTVASRNTSAKEANTDELDNTAEVELEKENNSASAALEEAEVSRDSLEQVIPKDDDIELDSLGKDLEPEEPLPDAARVTSAESDKNSEQMDSQPNSRATTGKSIKSTITVTDQDDIKEHVSRNSSATAVSNGRLDTASNGNMNGTVEPNGTPEGVSDQDGLTSAGSERPETRGISAHRTYPNSAKEPTSPVSRPISRTEVETISRAASSTLTPGHTPAKSSRSSTPYRKASIGSRKSVNSAVGSAAQNETHDVANNHGDDDDDDNSEANDDSNNADVKIASYRTPDENATSEQLLEKTAETHPDQPELEDPPQAVDETSSAKEEPMARAEIETVTQSATSTQLATAAATEASSQVLEIEGTVQGEPDQGQLQSQNDPPVEHDDQPNLQQTVQDAIDSADLEQLAAIVLNGEGKQLIGRKSDQTEIQAFLDNVPAYMGKIRRVHLAAREGSLRDLQSALDRRKFATAKDEVSPHGATPLHVATIFGHAGIVRYLAGRFPETLSATDDDGRTPLHYAATLKDNGHFYNLLTHLGANPKVEDSLNHSAEYYLGHVQSQGVLSHRQLLRDYGAKEELADEMLNDQVPDDLHSARRPLDDVDTLTTLERCFKIIHEPIDDLVVKSVGLPTNSVPGSASSLRILITSYLARFLKRSVFDKVKKRQTRLDHNLFDLIWPAMKKATKEKRLDEDLNVGIVIPDYDVFVVFQEFLVPLIKDVHCMEGTQPLMPHPAMQFFPRYAINDQQPDAAASPTASNNGNILRENPDSVQLNLDTSGKYITGCVIECARNLDAYEFPLNLGIAQLEQVERLITARVLSMDFVHATGETELGTYYSMNEILENPSEIRTILATNGLLIPLLDHTDPYQTAESIAINGRYWPYGRGVYVSVDGSLVVWVNAQDHLRLLCCTGSKDPAAIGAAYSKVGRAMNFLEEWILFKHSYFLGCLLSRPSFLGTGLKFTLTLVLPHLCKEKENLRHLCVVRGLQLFTGDGDGPTVRMCNMRSLAQTEWQLFQDFSSAITNVVALEKELSMSNSLHIAATLLRIFRKKKHSLAADGAVPQN
- the LOC120958738 gene encoding uncharacterized protein LOC120958738 isoform X3; the encoded protein is MSVVHLKRLKGSPGGVRTKNKRPTHSTVESECMLQMNNHLAAKENDYRSRDAIKPSSIRIWLHHKQMGKLAKVLWAGQGMRLRTETSHHPRMKRFLECVPHVMGVIKDIHQAVIDNDLDVLKEKTAPPAPRVILTSKDANGLTPLHKAAGLAHTQIVEYILSVWPSLSSDEDHTGKTPLHWAASAKNNARSFNLLVQAGADETALDDRNKPAEHYKNKPGDIDRSLLAVIPEAPRISQQGFPAYFDWAMFTLPDDSDEGSQPTRMKPFLSQNNLLDPDGGQEGELAGGAADTVSKSKSVHNLTNGVLTVLGQERGVNGEDSSVTKGNADEEQADAQDDANGGQDVDEKELGGEETSDKQDGTLVEHEEQISTPPAGPDDTDAPLDVSSAKVDDGGGDDSVDDAQEIQQTEPEADSAEGVSETKNETGAPVSDAPNAVVEENNTENGHTENGVTVEEEDQTNGNDTVASRNTSAKEANTDELDNTAEVELEKENNSASAALEEAEVSRDSLEQVIPKDDDIELDSLGKDLEPEEPLPDAARVTSAESDKNSEQMDSQPNSRATTGKSIKSTITVTDQDDIKEHVSRNSSATAVSNGRLDTASNGNMNGTVEPNGTPEGVSDQDGLTSAGSERPETRGISAHRTYPNSAKEPTSPVSRPISRTEVETISRAASSTLTPGHTPAKSSRSSTPYRKASIGSRKSVNSAVGSAAQNETHDVANNHGDDDDDDNSEANDDSNNADVKIASYRTPDENATSEQLLEKTAETHPDQPELEDPPQAVDETSSAKEEPMARAEIETVTQSATSTQLATAAATEASSQVLEIEGTVQGEPDQGQLQSQNDPPVEHDDQPNLQQTVQDAIDSADLEQLAAIVLNGEGKQLIGRKSDQTEIQAFLDNVPAYMGKIRRVHLAAREGSLRDLQSALDRRKFATAKDEVSPHGATPLHVATIFGHAGIVRYLAGRFPETLSATDDDGRTPLHYAATLKDNGHFYNLLTHLGANPKVEDSLNHSAEYYLGHVQSQGVLSHRQLLRDYGAKEELADEMLNDQVPDDLHSARRPLDDVDTLTTLERCFKIIHEPIDDLVVKSVGLPTNSVPGSASSLRILITSYLARFLKRSVFDKVKKRQTRLDHNLFDLIWPAMKKATKEKRLDEDLNVGIVIPDYDVFVVFQEFLVPLIKDVHCMEGTQPLMPHPAMQFFPRYAINDQQPDAAASPTASNNGNILRENPDSVQLNLDTSGKYITGCVIECARNLDAYEFPLNLGIAQLEQVERLITARVLSMDFVHATGETELGTYYSMNEILENPSEIRTILATNGLLIPLLDHTDPYQTAESIAINGRYWPYGRGVYVSVDGSLVVWVNAQDHLRLLCCTGSKDPAAIGAAYSKVGRAMNFLEEWILFKHSYFLGCLLSRPSFLGTGLKFTLTLVLPHLCKEKENLRHLCVVRGLQLFTGDGDGPTVRMCNMRSLAQTEWQLFQDFSSAITNVVALEKELSMSNSLHIAATLLRIFRKKKHSLAADGAVPQN
- the LOC120958738 gene encoding uncharacterized protein LOC120958738 isoform X10, with the protein product MAPLPTLPGPPAARERHHHHHHHHRRRAHGLYFHSSPPKVLQMNNHLAAKENDYRSRDAIKPSSIRIWLHHKQMGKLAKVLWAGQGMRLRTETSHHPRMKRFLECVPHVMGVIKDIHQAVIDNDLDVLKEKTAPPAPRVILTSKDANGLTPLHKAAGLAHTQIVEYILSVWPSLSSDEDHTGKTPLHWAASAKNNARSFNLLVQAGADETALDDRNKPAEHYKNKPGDIDRSLLAVIPEAPRISQQGFPAYFDWAMFTLPDDSDEGSQPTRMKPFLSQNNLLDPDGGQEGELAGGAADTVSKSKSVHNLTNGVLTVLGQERGVNGEDSSVTKGNADEEQADAQDDANGGQDVDEKELGGEETSDKQLQQTVQDAIDSADLEQLAAIVLNGEGKQLIGRKSDQTEIQAFLDNVPAYMGKIRRVHLAAREGSLRDLQSALDRRKFATAKDEVSPHGATPLHVATIFGHAGIVRYLAGRFPETLSATDDDGRTPLHYAATLKDNGHFYNLLTHLGANPKVEDSLNHSAEYYLGHVQSQGVLSHRQLLRDYGAKEELADEMLNDQVPDDLHSARRPLDDVDTLTTLERCFKIIHEPIDDLVVKSVGLPTNSVPGSASSLRILITSYLARFLKRSVFDKVKKRQTRLDHNLFDLIWPAMKKATKEKRLDEDLNVGIVIPDYDVFVVFQEFLVPLIKDVHCMEGTQPLMPHPAMQFFPRYAINDQQPDAAASPTASNNGNILRENPDSVQLNLDTSGKYITGCVIECARNLDAYEFPLNLGIAQLEQVERLITARVLSMDFVHATGETELGTYYSMNEILENPSEIRTILATNGLLIPLLDHTDPYQTAESIAINGRYWPYGRGVYVSVDGSLVVWVNAQDHLRLLCCTGSKDPAAIGAAYSKVGRAMNFLEEWILFKHSYFLGCLLSRPSFLGTGLKFTLTLVLPHLCKEKENLRHLCVVRGLQLFTGDGDGPTVRMCNMRSLAQTEWQLFQDFSSAITNVVALEKELSMSNSLHIAATLLRIFRKKKHSLAADGAVPQN
- the LOC120958738 gene encoding arginine kinase-like isoform X11, yielding MCTAPNDINGIVRYLAGRFPETLSATDDDGRTPLHYAATLKDNGHFYNLLTHLGANPKVEDSLNHSAEYYLGHVQSQGVLSHRQLLRDYGAKEELADEMLNDQVPDDLHSARRPLDDVDTLTTLERCFKIIHEPIDDLVVKSVGLPTNSVPGSASSLRILITSYLARFLKRSVFDKVKKRQTRLDHNLFDLIWPAMKKATKEKRLDEDLNVGIVIPDYDVFVVFQEFLVPLIKDVHCMEGTQPLMPHPAMQFFPRYAINDQQPDAAASPTASNNGNILRENPDSVQLNLDTSGKYITGCVIECARNLDAYEFPLNLGIAQLEQVERLITARVLSMDFVHATGETELGTYYSMNEILENPSEIRTILATNGLLIPLLDHTDPYQTAESIAINGRYWPYGRGVYVSVDGSLVVWVNAQDHLRLLCCTGSKDPAAIGAAYSKVGRAMNFLEEWILFKHSYFLGCLLSRPSFLGTGLKFTLTLVLPHLCKEKENLRHLCVVRGLQLFTGDGDGPTVRMCNMRSLAQTEWQLFQDFSSAITNVVALEKELSMSNSLHIAATLLRIFRKKKHSLAADGAVPQN